The genome window CCTTTCTATCATCTTCTCCACCACTTCAGCTTCTGCTTTCATTACAACGTAATCTTCTTCTCTTACATTCATCATCAACCAATCTGAAACATCGATGCTCGCAGTTGCTTCGATGCTGTAAACCTCAAATTCTTGGTTCCTTTTGGGGTAGTTTTCCTCAAACCATTTCATCACAATGTTCTTATCATCATCATCGTTGGAAGATCCCACATCGATGAACACTCTACGAGGGTAATTTTCAAGAGAATCCCCTAACAAATCTGGcaaaaaattgattttcttcAAGTAAGAATGTGATTTAGCCCATGCTTTTCTTGGTGGTTCAAACAAAACATCTTCCAAACCACTCAATGCTGCCTTTTTAGCTTCCGTTGTTAACTGAAAAAGCTTCCTTTTAGCTGAAGAACCCAATAAATGGTTCTTTGAACCAAGCTTCTTCATTGCAACAATGGTGGAATGATATTTCTTAAGATACACAATTATATAATCAGATTGTTTTTGATAACCTGTTGAGATTTCATCACCTAATTGCATAGCAACAATGCCACCAATTTTCACTAAACGATCCACAAACTTGGAATCGATAGAACCCGACAcgaaaacaaaatcaaactcGTCATTTGGTAAAGAACTTTGTCGATGAAAATCAGGTTCAATCACCAAATCAAGGTCACCATTGTTTATAAACATGGAaccttcatcatcatcatcaacatcatcCATGCTTTCAATGAAAGAGTTCAAGATGAGAGCTTTTTGCCCTTTTTTTATAAGACCCTCATTAACAAAATCTCCCCAAAGCAAATTCCAGTAATCCAAGCTGATACAACCAGAGCTTTGATGAAACTCCATGGCATTAAAAACTGGGCTTGAAGGTCCTTTTAAGAAGGACCTAATGCAAGGCAAAGTGATAATCACCGTCGCTAAAAACAGCGAACGCGACAGAACAAGTAAGAACCTTGGATCAGGTAGCTTAATAATCAAAAGAGTGTCTGGATTTAACGAAATCCTTGAACTCTGCAACTGATTGTAGCTATGGGGTTTTGGTCGAGACCGACCACCTCCCATCTCCATTTCAAATGGTCGGATCTGTGGCTAAAAGAGCTTAATTTTCGCCTGGTTtggcaaaagaaaaataacccTTACCCTTCGCACAAATTTGtgaaaaacaaatgataaaaacagAGTCAAAATCTAAACACAgctaagaaaaaaaagatgctTTAGCGAGTACAAAACCTAGCAGCAGTGTGGTTACCACCCAAAAGAGCAACACAGGGTCGAGTTCTGCAACAAAGGAAAAGCAATGACCTAAACCTTTCTACCTCCATGGCTGTTCTACTTCTCAAAATCCCccttttgtgtgtgtgtgtgttcaGATCAGATGAGTGAATTTCCAGGAAAACCCAGATTCAAGTTTCCTGGAGATGGATTTatgaacaaagaaaaagagaaatggaacCATTAGAGGATGAAGGGGGAGAGTAATGAAGGGGTGGGTTCTTTTTTGGTCAGCTTTAAAATAGGGGAGAGTTAAAATTATATGGGGTTTGATGAGCTGTGGGTTGTGTACCGATGTGTGATTCTCCTTTGGTCTTTTTGATTCACCTTAATTTTGTCTAGTTGTTTGAAGGTTGTTTTAGCCACTGTCTTCAatgaaagaaatttgttttggtgtttaggaattttggcTAAAAACACCCAAATTTATAGAAACAACTTTCTTCCTTAAAACATGCTACTAGTTCCTGTagttcttatattttaattttaaaaatttaaaattttagtttcctttgaaaattttcaatttattatgtttaatttccATTAATCATACACCTCATCATTTGATGGATatgtttaatgaaaatatttataattttaattatcaaactgaggtttcaaataaaaatttggaagacttaattttaattttaaatataagaactaaatatcaagttttattaaaatataaggaccaataacatattttaacctaatttcaaagtttaaaaatgatttgaattattgagatatccataaaatattaattcttagacaaataataataaaattatctaattGTGGCTTAATATTAATTCAAGTTCGAAGGGACGTGGACCACCAAAATAGTCCATTGTCTCCTACATAAAGCATGTATTTCCCTTACCAGAGCAAATTAAAATAGGAGAAATCGTCCCACCCATTGTTAATCAGCTTCACAACTTCCATGCCATCACTTTCCACTATAATCTAAAAAACCCCCACGGTCACAAGCAAcaagggcacgtttggttcgctgtattgaattagaggtgtaatagcaaatcaactgttttgttgaatgtaatggaataaatgcgtaatagtaatcttgtgtttggttgaatggaatagagatttaatagcataatggaaaaaactaaaatgactagaatacccttagcataaatttattttggtaaatgattattgttattgttatttaaattttaataagattattattatcaataataaataatttaatcatatttaaacataattattgttaaatatattataattaaaatatataatttaataaaattcttaataatcaatattcttatatgaatttactcaaatcataatatatgatactataaaatataaattaacataattattattaaatatattataattaaaatatataatttaataaaattcttatatgaatttactcaaatcataatatttgatactataaaagataatttgaaataattaatattaaatatattttaattaaaatatatgatttaataaaatttaaaataattataactaataaattatcttatatgaatttgtataatttaaaataattattattacatataatttaataataatatataatttcataaaattcttgataataaattttcttatatgaatttatataatttaaaataattaatattaaatataattaataatgatatataatttcataaaattgatTCTCTCCTATCCCATAAGTgagtaagaattgaactctaaaaaataaaaaaaaacataaccaTATCGAATTATCATCAACAACTCGATTGAATTTACAACAATTCTGAATTAAATGGAAGTACTGCTCAATATCTCACttcaactaaaaatataaagcatTCAATAGAAGAAATTCAAGCCGATACAATATCTCTTTCACCCTGCTCTCAACTCCAATTGGCCTTCCATGAAACCAATTCTTCACTTCAAACAAAATAGCTCACCAATCTAGCAGGAAAACGAATACTGTCCAAAGTTGCCATTGAAAATAACCTCCAATTTCATGTGTCCATTCCACAAGTTAAGGGAAAAAGCAATCTCTGCCAATTCTGGatttatatgatgcattgaTAAATCAGGAAAAAGAAGGCCATGAGGTAAGGTTGCTAAAAATCACAATGAATCAAAAGTAATTTACCTCTCCAGAAGGCTAAATTGCCAAGAGCACATGTTTCCTCTAAAGCACCAAAACCGTAAGGCATATTTGTTGACAAGTTGCGATCGCCTCAAGATCTTAGTTCAACTACAATATAAAGCAAGCATTCAacagaagaaattaaaagcttACTTGTTCCTCATTTTCTATATAATGGTCTTTGCAAAGATTTGCCATTTATTCCCTCTACACTCTTTGCAAAGACCTTTGAGTTTTCATACTTGTGGAATGCTTAGTTGTGGAAGCTGACCTAACTTTTTTTAGTTGATTCTTCTTCCCCAATAAGCTAATATTACATTGAATAAAGGTAGAcagaaattaaaatcaaagcaTGAAATAGAAGATTAATAAAATTGGAAGTGGAATGATTTAGAAAATTGAAGGCCTTTCTTATTCAGATCAAGACAGTAATATGACATCTAAGTTAAACAAAAGGCTAAAAACTGGTTTTCTAGAAACAAGAAAATTCCTCATATTTGATGTTCTATACCACAACTATTACAAGCTGTGAATGTCTCTTGGGACCACTGGCATGCTAGGAAATCTGATACAAAATCACTAGACACTAAGCTTGGAGGATAATAGATTGTATACACTAACGCAGCTTTAGAACCCAAATTAATGATTGGAATTAAAAGAAGGTGAACTAGGTAGGAGCCATAAATGACTTATGTCTATAATCACATCACATGGAAGCCATCACACAATCCCATAATAATGCTATCTCAGGGCCTCCAATGTACATCCTAAAAGACCCCAgttcaacaataataaatttggcAAAGAGAACGTTAAAGTGAAACTATTTAACTTGCAAGTTGTTCTTCTGTTGGCTAAGTGAATGACaccaataaataaatcaaagataaGAGGGAGATGGAGAATCAAATAGAAAAGGGGGATAGATAAGAATGagagataataaaaattatcatagTTCAACCCAAATTACAACCTTCAAGCATTAAGCATATCCAGATATATTGAAATCACAAGCTA of Gossypium raimondii isolate GPD5lz chromosome 3, ASM2569854v1, whole genome shotgun sequence contains these proteins:
- the LOC105795109 gene encoding uncharacterized protein LOC105795109; protein product: MEMGGGRSRPKPHSYNQLQSSRISLNPDTLLIIKLPDPRFLLVLSRSLFLATVIITLPCIRSFLKGPSSPVFNAMEFHQSSGCISLDYWNLLWGDFVNEGLIKKGQKALILNSFIESMDDVDDDDEGSMFINNGDLDLVIEPDFHRQSSLPNDEFDFVFVSGSIDSKFVDRLVKIGGIVAMQLGDEISTGYQKQSDYIIVYLKKYHSTIVAMKKLGSKNHLLGSSAKRKLFQLTTEAKKAALSGLEDVLFEPPRKAWAKSHSYLKKINFLPDLLGDSLENYPRRVFIDVGSSNDDDDKNIVMKWFEENYPKRNQEFEVYSIEATASIDVSDWLMMNVREEDYVVMKAEAEVVEKMIERKTIGLVDELFFECNNQWLRDEGVAVHQWWE